Proteins encoded together in one Lathyrus oleraceus cultivar Zhongwan6 chromosome 5, CAAS_Psat_ZW6_1.0, whole genome shotgun sequence window:
- the LOC127080105 gene encoding uncharacterized protein LOC127080105 has protein sequence MASSTTRFSLCDIDLNVEFIPLPDLNIGEEEDVEETNNNIGIENIVDNELNNEENIEDTSNSEENIEGGLNMEENIEDASNSEENIEGVLNMEENVEDALNSEENFEGVPNGEENIEDELNSERKKLKVLSNEERTTIYHQLLQKSVDGKLRRGITNVVASSFSVSRRTIQRIWKRAKECEIHDVSHRKTKNYGRKRIQFYPNQISQIPLRQRNKHLVFIFCDENKSRLLKSGVIRRHSNAIKPLLKEENKRVRLEFCLSMLEGIPHDPMFKSMHNIIHIDEKWFYMTKKSENYYLLSEDDEPHRTCKSKNFIAKVMFLVALTRPRFDSQGNEIFSGKIGIFPFVTQEPAKRTSANRVAGTMETKAITSVNRDVIRSFLIEKVLPTIKEKWSRDDLGTSTIFIQQDNARTHINHDDQEFIQEATRDGFDIRLMCQPANSPDLNVLDLGFFSAIQSLQHKESPKTIVELVRAVVKSFENFSSVKSNHIFVTLQLCMIEIMKANGSNKYKIPHLNKERLEREGQLPVQMKCDPILVQVFKYLNTE, from the exons ATGGCTTCAAGTACTACTAGATTTTCATTGTGTGATATAGATTTAAATGTAGAATTTATTCCTTTGCCAGATTTAAATATTGGTGAAGAAGAAGACGTTGAAGAAACCAACAATAATATTG GTATAGAAAATATTGTAGATAACGAATTAAATAATGAAGAGAATATTGAAGATACATCAAATAGTGAAGAAAATATTGAAGGTGGACTAAATATGGAAGAAAATATTGAAGATGCATCAAACAGTGAAGAAAATATTGAAGGCGTACTAAATATGGAAGAAAATGTTGAAGATGCTTTAAATAGTGAAGAAAATTTTGAAGGTGTACCAAATGGAGAAGAAAATATTGAAGATGAACTAAATAGtgaaagaaaaaaattaaaagttttaAGCAATGAAGAACGCACAACTATTTATCACCAGTTACTACAAAAAAGTGTTGATGGAAAATTACGTAGAGGAATTACAAATGTGGTGGCTTCATCATTTTCTGTTTCTAGGAGAACTATTCAACGTATTTGGAAAAGAGCAAAAGAATGTGAAATACATGATGTGTCCCATAGGAAGACAAAAAACTATGGACGTAAGAGAATTCAATTTTATCCTAATCAAATTAGTCAAATTCCTTTGAGACAAAGAAACAAACATCTGGTCTTTATCTTTTGCGATGAAAACAAATCCAGGCTTTTAAAATCAGGAGTTATACGACGTCACTCAAATGCCATAAAGCCACTGTTAAAAGAAGAAAACAAAAGAGTTAGGTTGGAGTTTTGTTTGTCAATGCTCGAAGGTATACCACATGATCCAATGTTTAAAAGTATGCACAATATTATTCATATTGATGAAAAGTGGTTTTACATGACTAAGAAATCTGAGAACTATTATTTGCTATCGGAGGATGATGAACCACATCGTACATGTAAAAGCAAAAACTTTATTGCCAAAGTTATGTTTTTAGTTGCTCTTACTCGACCAAGATTTGACTCGCAAGGAAATGAGATTTTTTCAGGTAAAATTGGTATTTTTCCATTTGTTACCCAGGAACCTGCTAAAAGGACAAGTGCTAACCGAGTTGCAGGAACAATGGAGACAAAAGCAATAACATCGGTAAATAGAGATGTCATAAGATCATTTCTTATTGAAAAAGTCTTGCCAACTATAAAGGAAAAATGGTCAAGAGATGATTTGGGTACTAGTACAATATTTATCCAACAAGATAATGCAAGAACTCATATTAATCATGATGATCAAGAGTTCATTCAAGAAGCCACACGAGATGGATTTGATATTCGTTTGATGTGTCAACCTGCAAATTCTCCTGATTTGAATGTCTTAGACCTTGGATTTTTCAGTGCAATACAATCATTACAACACAAGGAGTCCCCTAAAACTATTGTTGAACTTGTTCGTGCGGTGGTGAAGTCATTTGAAAACTTTTCATCTGTGAAGTCCAATCATATATTTGTAACATTGCAATTATGCATGATAGAGATCATGAAAGCCAATGGTTCTAATAAATATAAAATCCCACATTTGAATAAGGAAAGACTAGAAAGAGAAGGACAATTACCCGTTCAAATGAAGTGTGATCCAATTTTAGTACAAGTTTTTAAGTACCTAAATACAGAGTAA
- the LOC127080106 gene encoding uncharacterized protein LOC127080106, translating to MDPIKYIFEKPVLTRRIARWQMLLSEYDIQYVTQKAIKGSVLPEYLVHQPVEDYQLMRLDFPNEDVMYIRDYEIPSPEEGPEPGSRWTLMFDGASNALGNGIGAVITSPTDFHIPSITRLCFKCTNNTTEYEACILGIEAAIDLRVKILEVYGDSALIIYQIK from the coding sequence atggatcctatcaagtacatattcgagaaacctgtATTAACTAGAAGAATCGCTCGctggcaaatgttgttatcagaatatgacattcagtatgTAACTCAGAAGGCCATTAAGGGTAGTGTGTTACCAGAGTACCTTGTGCACCAGCCAGTGGAGGACTATCAATTGATGAGACTCGACTTCCCAAATGAAGACGTCATGTACATAAGAGACTATGAGATTCCAAGCCCGGAAGAAGGACCCGAACCAGGATCGCGGTGGACGCTCATGTtcgatggtgcctcaaatgcattgGGTAACGGAATTGGGGCTGTTATAACTTCTCCAACGGATTTTCATATTCCCTCCATAACAAGGTTATGTTTCAAATGCACCAATAACACGAcagagtatgaagcatgtatcttgggaaTTGAAGCAGCTATTGACCTAAGAGTTAAGATTCTtgaggtgtatggagactcagcaCTTATCATCTATCAAATCAAATGA